One Streptomyces sp. CG4 genomic window, TGTATGCGTCTGCGGTACGAGCCCGACGATCCCTATATCGTCCGTGCCGCCTTCTTCCCCCACAGCGACGAGCCGGTCGAATGGGTCCTGGGGCGTGATCTTCTGACCGATGGCCTGAAAGGTTCCGCAGGTCATGGGGACGTCCGGATCTGGTCGGCCGTCGGCCGTGGCGACCAGGCGATGTACATCGCTCTCGGGTCTCGCGCGGGCACCGCCCTGCTCGAGGTTCCCGTGCAGGACGTCAAGGCATTCCTGGAGCGCACGGAGGCTCTGGTGCCACGGGGCACCGAGGCCGGACGCATCGACTGGGATGTCGAACTGGCGCACCTGCTCTCGCAAAGCTGACCACTGGCTATCCATGCTCATGCAGAAAAGGAACGAGTGTCCATGTCCCAGTACCAGCTCCGTGTCTACACGCTGTGCAGCCCTGAGGCGCTCGTCGCCTACGAGAACATCTGGTCCAAGCACATCCCCGGTATGGCGAAGTACCGGATCACCACGCACGGCATCTGGACGGTGCCCGCGGCTTTCGGAAGTGAGCCGCCCAAGCTGTACGCCCTCGTCTCCTACAGGGACGGCGACGACGTGCAGGAACGGCTGCTGGCGTACCTGGCCGGCCCGGAGTTCAGCGCCGACATGGAGGGCTTCGACCTCGGCCAGATCGTCGGTGTCACCGAGACCGCGCTGATGCCCACCTCCGACTCACCC contains:
- a CDS encoding SsgA family sporulation/cell division regulator, translated to MVQGLTAQLVVSRTYSLPLCMRLRYEPDDPYIVRAAFFPHSDEPVEWVLGRDLLTDGLKGSAGHGDVRIWSAVGRGDQAMYIALGSRAGTALLEVPVQDVKAFLERTEALVPRGTEAGRIDWDVELAHLLSQS
- a CDS encoding NIPSNAP family protein codes for the protein MSQYQLRVYTLCSPEALVAYENIWSKHIPGMAKYRITTHGIWTVPAAFGSEPPKLYALVSYRDGDDVQERLLAYLAGPEFSADMEGFDLGQIVGVTETALMPTSDSPLR